The Pygocentrus nattereri isolate fPygNat1 chromosome 4, fPygNat1.pri, whole genome shotgun sequence genome includes a window with the following:
- the LOC108411507 gene encoding neuroglobin-like: MGCTLSSESEPHNEHVEDLTIVRLNEAQKELVRKSWRAVQSDATKAGVIMFVRLFEIHPECKDAFFDFRDVADLEIQASRELRAHGLRVLSFLEKSVARLGKPEHLDELILELGRKHYHYNSNPKYYMYLGTEFIRVIKPILKERWSSELENAWMTLFLYLTQMMKVGFEEEARKQCHTAALALETQRLGDREVL; this comes from the exons ATGGGCTGCACGCTTTCCTCCGAGTCGGAGCCCCACAACGAACATGTGGAAGATCTGACCATCGTACGTCTGAACGAGGCGCAGAAGGAGCTGGTCAGGAAGTCGTGGCGAGCCGTTCAGAGCGACGCCACTAAAGCCGGAGTCATCATGTTTGTGAG GCTGTTTGAGATCCATCCAGAGTGTAAAGATGCTTTCTTTGACTTTCGAGATGTTGCGGATCTGGAGATCCAGGCCAGCAGAGAACTGCGCGCCCATGGCCTCCG CGTATTGTCCTTCCTGGAGAAGAGCGTGGCCCGACTTGGAAAACCAGAGCATTTAGATGAGTTGATTCTGGAACTGGGACGGAAACATTACCATTACAACTCCAACCCCAAATACTACATG TATCTTGGCACTGAGTTCATCCGAGTGATTAAACCGATCCTGAAGGAACGCTGGTCCTCAGAACTGGAAAACGCCTGGATG ACCCTGTTCTTGTATTTGACTCAGATGATGAAGGTGGGCTTTGAGGAGGAAGCGAGGAAACAGTGCCACACTGCAGCGCTGGCCCTGGAAACACAGCGTTTAGGGGATCGAGAGGTTCTTTAG